GCTCGCCCGAACCGCCGTCCGGCTGATGGTTCCTGTGCGTCTTCGCGGGCGTACTGCGCCCGGACAGGAGGTCGACATGTCGCCTCGCCAGGTACCGCAGCCGAGCCCGGAGCGGATGGTTCCGCTGCCCGGGCATCCGCTGGTGGTCGGCGTCGTCCCTGGTCAGCCCGAGTTGGTGGCGCTCACCGCGGCATCCTGGGCCGACGCATTGGGCGGAGTCCCGATCCACTTCGGCTATGCCGACCCGTCCCGGATCGTCGATGAGGAGTCCGCCGACGGCTCGGTCCGGCACTCCGGGCTCGACCCCGATCAGGCCGACGACTCCTGGGAGCAGCGCGAGACCCAGATCCGCGCCTATCTGGCCGAGGTGCTGGCCGATCACGCCGGCCCGTGGGAGTTCCATTACCTGGCCGGACGAGCCGATCGCGCGCTCACCCACCTTGCCCGGGCCGTGGACGCCTCGGCCATCATTGTCGGTGCCAAGCACCCGACGGCCACAGAGCGGTTCCGCGAGTTCGTGGCCGGCTCGGTGGCGCTGCGGCTGTCCCGGCATCAGCACCGTCCGGTGGTGATCGTCCCGTTGGCCGTCGTCGACTGGAAGGCTCCGACCCAGTGGTAGGAGCAGAACCGCCAAGTCATTCGATCCCGGGCCTGCGCCTGGTGCACCTGCCGGTGCGTCCAGCCTGGCTCGGGGTGATCTTCGTCGGCGGGACGCTCGGCACGGCCGTCCGGGCCGCCCTGGAGTCGACCTTCGCCCCAGTGCCAGGACAGTGGCCGTGGACGACCTTCTGGATCAACCTGGGTGGCGCGTTCCTGCTCGGTGCCCTGCTGGAAGGCCTGGCTATCAGCGGCGCCGACCACGGCTGGCGGCGCGGGCTGCGGCTGGGCCTGGGCACCGGCGTGCTGGGCGGTTTCACCACCTACTCGACCTTCGCCGTGGAGTCATTCGGGCTGATCGGCTCGGCATCCTGGCTGATCGGGCTGGGGTATGCGATCGGCAGCGTGCTGCTCGGCGTGGCCGCGGCCTTCGTGGGGGTGCGGGCCGTGCGTCTGCCCGTCCGCTGGTTGCGGGGAGGACGGCGATGATCGGGCTGCTGGTGGCGCTGGCCGGCGGGTTCGGTGCGGTGATCCGGTTCATCGTGGACGCCCAGTTCGGCCATTGGGCCCCGCGCGGACGCCTGCTGCTCGGCACCGCGGTGATCAACATCACCGGCTCGTTCGCCCTGGGCCTGCTGGTCGGGGTGTGGACGTTCCACGGCGGCGACCCGCAGATCCGGCAGCTGATCGGCACCGGCTTCCTGGGTGGCTACACCACCTTCTCGACCGCCGCGGTCGAGGCCGTCCGGCTGGGCCGGGCGCAGCGCTGGCTGGCCTTCGCCGTCCACACCGCCGGGATGCTGGTGCTCAGCGTGGCCAGCGCTGCTCTCGGCTTCTGGCTCGGCGCCCTCTAGCCCCGCCGAACTGAGTGGGGACGGTTCCCCTACCGTCCACCGAAGCCAGCGAGGTTTCCCGCTAGTTCGCGGTGTCGCTGACTTCGGGCTCGGTACGGACGGCTGGACGGACGGCGTCGCGGTCGGACGAGTTGGCCAGCGCGGCCACCCCGACCCCGATCGTGCACAGGACGAGGCCCATCACTTCGACAGCCAGCCAGCCGCTGCTGGCCCACAGGCTGGTGGCCAGCGCGCCGGCCAGGGTGCTACCGGTGTAGAAGGCGAGCAGGTAGGCGCTGGACGCCTGGGCGGTGCCTCGTCCACGCCGCCGGGCTCGATCGACCACCCAGCCGCTGAGCAGCGAGTGCAGGCCCAGGAAGACGAAAGTGACCGCCCCCAGGCCGACGAACATGGCCACCAGGGACGGCAGCGAGATGGCCACCACGGCCACCCCGAGTGCGGCGAAGGTGATCACCGCGGCCAGGCCGCGTCCGGTGCGATCGGCGAGCCGGCGAGCGACACCGGGCGCGGCGATCCCGATCGGGTAGGCCAGATAGAGCAGGGACGCAGCCACGCCGAGCGAGAAGGGCGGTGCCTGCAGCCGAAAGCCGATGGCGTTGTAGACGCCCACGAAGGTGCCGTTGGCGACGAACGCGGCCACGCACAGCAGGGCCACCACCGGGTCGCGGGGCGCGCTGACCACCCCGAGCAGCACCTCGCGGGTGCTCGGTCGGTGTGGCTGGAAGCGGCGCGATGCCGGGAGCAGGACGACCAGGGCCAGCCCGGCGCTCAGGGTGATTCCGCTCATCACCAGGCTGGCCAGCGGCCAGCCGCCGAGTTCAGCCAGCGGGCCGGGCAGCAGCCGTCCGACCGCGCCGCCCAGTGCGGTGCCGGCGATGTAGGCGGCATTCGTCCGCAGGTGATCGGAGGCCAGCACCTCCTCGCGCAGGTACGCGAGGGCGGCCACCGGGAAGCCGGCCAGGCTCAGTCCGAGCAGCCCGCGGACGATCACCAGCCCGTCCCAGGACGGGATCACGGCGCTGATGATGCCGATGACTCCCGAGGTGAGCAGCGACCAGCGCATCAGCCGGACGCGTCCGACCCGATCGGCCAGCGGGCCCATCAGCAGTAGACCGAAGGCCATGGTCAAGGTGGTGGCCGACAGCGCGTGCGCAGAGTCGGCCGAGCTGACCCCGTAGTGGCGGGCCAGAAGTGGGAGCAGCGGCTGCACGTAGTACATCAGCGAGAAGTTGGCCAGGCCGCCGGCCATCAGGCCAAGCACCAGCCGCCGATGTCCGGGCGTCCCGGCCGGATGACCAGCCCAGACCGTCGCACTCACTTGATTCACCTTGCCACTGCTCGACGCAGATGCCCTACCGCGTCCGTTCTGGCACGCGGCTCGGACGAGCCCGTGCGGGCCTGCGCTCCGGGCTGGATGGCGACGGAACCGTCCCCGAGGTCAGGCGCCGTAGGTGACCGGGAGGTACTCGGGGTGGCGCTGGATCCAGCCCTTGATGAACGGACAGACCGGCAGCGCCTTACGGACGCCGTCGTCACGGATCTGGTCCAGAGCGAAGCGGGCCAGCGCCGAGCCGACCCCGTTGCCCTCGAAGGACGGGTCGACCTCGGTGTGGGTGAAGACCACCAGCGCATCGGTCAGCTGGTACTCGGCGAAGCCGGCCAGCTTCCCGTCCAGGTGCGCCTCGAAGCGCTGCAACTCGACGTTGTCGGTGACCACGGGGGTGCTCATCGGGCCACCTCGTGCTCGACGATGGCCAAGGCGCCGGACGGGCAGCGTCCGACAACGGTGCGCAGTTGGTCGGCCAGTTCGGCCGACGTTGCCACCCCCGGGTCGATCCACGGCTTGCGTCCGGTGTCGAACACGCGGGGCATCCCGCGGACGCACTCAGCCGCATGCTGGCAGACCGCTCCGTCGAACGACACGTCGACGATCGGGCCGAAGTAACTCTTGCGGGCCATCTGCTGCTCACTTTCCGGGGTTGTTCGGGAGCTGCCTGCTCAACAACGCTACGGCCTGATTCACTCCCCGACGCCCGACAGAAGGGGGACAGTCCCCTTTTCCGTGGCGGGCCGGAGCTGGCTGCTCCGTCGGGCCGATCCCGGTCGAGCCCGGCCGACATGGGAAGATGCCGTGGTGGCAGGGATTCTGGTGGCGGGCACCTCGTCGGATGCCGGCAAGTCGCTGATCGTCGCCGGACTGTGCCGGGCCTTTGCCCGCCGCGGGGTACGGGTGGCCCCGTTCAAGGCGCAGAACATGAGCAACAACTCGATGGTCTGCCCGGACGGCTCCGAGATCGGACGCGCCCAGTACCTGCAGGCGTTGGCCGCCGGCGTCCGTCCGTCCGCGCTGCTGAACCCGGTGCTGCTGAAGCCGGCCACCGACCGGCGCGCGTTCATCGTGCTGCGCGGCCAGCCCGGCGGCACCCTGGAGGCCGGCCAGTACGCGACCGGACGCGCCCAGCTAGCTGAGGCCGCCTTCGACGCCTACCAGGAGCTGGCCGAGAGCTACGAGCTGGTGATCGCCGAGGGCGCCGGCTCCCCGGCCGAGATCAATCTGCGCGCGGGCGACTACGTGAACTTCGGCCTGGCCAGGCGATTCGACCTGCCGGTGGTGCTGGTCGGCGACATCGATCGGGGCGGCGTCCTGGCCTCGATCTTCGGCCACTGGGCGATCGTCGACGAGGACGACCGGAAGCTGCTGGCCGGCTATCTGATCAACAAGTTCCGCGGCGACCAGTCGGTGCTCGACCCCGGCCTGGTCGAACTCAGCCAGCGCACCGGGCTGCCCTGCTTCGGCGTGGTGCCGTGGCTCGACCAGGTGTGGCTGGATTCCGAAGACGCACTGGCCTTCGCCAAGTGGCCTCGCCAGCCCGGACGAGCCGGCAGCCTGCGAGTGGCCGCGCTGCGGTTCCCGCGGATCTCGAATGCCACCGACCTGGACGCCCTGGCCGCCGAGCCGGGTCTGGACGTGTTCGCCACGGCCAACCCGTCCGACCTGGCCACCGCCGATCTGGTGGTGCTGCCGGGCAGCCGCAGCACCCTGGCCGACCTGGACTGGCTGCGTCGCCTCGGCCTTGCCGACGCGCTGGCCGCTCGAGCCGCGGCCGGTGGCCCGATCCTGGGCATCTGCGGCGGCTACCAGATGCTCACCGAGCTGATCGACGACCCGATCGAGTCGGTCCGTGGCACCGAGCCGGGGCTCGGCCTGCTGCCGGCCCGGGTCCGATTCCAGGCCGAGAAGACCCTGGGCGAGCCGTCCGGCAGCTGGCAGGGCCATCCGGTGGTCGGCTACGAGATCCACCACGGCATCGTCGAACCGCACGGCGGCGAGCCGTTCCTTGACGGCGTCCGGCAGGGCAACACCTGGGGGACGATCTGGCACGGCGCCTTCGAGAACGACGACTTCCGCCGGGCCTGGCTCAGCGAACTGGCCACGACCGTCGGCTCGAGCTGGCGGCCCAGCCCGGACGCCCCGGGCTTCGCCGAGCGCCGCACTCAGATGCTGGACGAGCTCGCCGACGCCCTGGAAGCCCACACCGACCTGGACGCGCTGGCCGAGCTAGCCACCCGCTGAACCCGCCGCACCCTGGCACGCTGTGAGTTGGGCGGCGAGGTCGCCGCGAAACTCACAGCTTGCGAACCAGGTGGGGGCTCAGGGCGGCCACCAGGCTGCTCACTTCGGTGATCCCGGACGGGGCCAGGCCCAACGCCGCGGCCACCTGCAGGACGATCGGACGACGCAGCCGCGCCGACGCCACCACCTCGGGGTCGCCGAGCAGTTCGGGACCAGACCCACAAGACAGCCGGCCGTCCCGCAGGACGGCCACCGAGTCGGCCCACCACAAGGCGAAGTCCACCTCATGGGTGGCGATCACCACGGTGGTGTCGGCGGCCAGCAGGGCGTCCAATGCGGCCACCATCTCGTCGACTCCCTGCGGGTCGAGCCCGGCGGTCGGCTCATCGAGCAGCAGCACGCACGGCTCCATGGCCAAGGCTCCGGCGATGGCTACCCGCTTGCGCTGCCCAAAGGACAGCTCGTGGATCGGCCGCTCGGCCAGATCCTCGATCGACAGCACGGCCAGCGCCCGGTCCACCCGGGCCCGCACCTCGACCTCGGTGAGCCCCAGATTGAGCGGCCCGAAGGAGACATCGCGGAACACGTCGGCAGCGAACAGCTGATCGTCGGGGTTCTGGGCGACCAGCTGGACCACCTGCCGGTGGGCGCGCAGGCCGGCCCGTCCGTAGTCGAGGTCGACCCCGTCCACCTGCACCCGTCCCGCGCTCGGACGCACCGCCCCGGACAGGGTCCGGAGCAAGGTGGTCTTGCCCGAGCCGTTGGCGCCCAGCAGGGCCAACCGTCCACCGCGCGGGACGCTCAGCTCGGCGTCGGCCAGCACCGTCCGCTCACCGAAACGGACGCTCAGCCCGTGGGCCGACAGCTGTCGGTGACTCATCGGGTCACCGGCCAACTCAGCGCGGTCGCGGTCACCGCGACCAGCAGGAGCACGCTGCCGGCCAGAAAGCCGGACGAGCGCCGCCGGGCCGGCTCCAGGGTGCGCAATGCATCGGTGTAGCCGCGTCCGGCCAGGCCGTCCTCGAGCCGTCGGGCGCGATCCCACGAGCGTAGGAACAGCGCGGCGACCCCCATCGAGGCCGAGCGCATGGTCGCGGTCCGGTTCACGAAGCCCAGCCGGGCGTCCTGGGCCGCGTGGATGGCGGACGCCGAGTCCAGCAGCCCAGCACTGAACCGATAGATGAGCGCGGCGATCTCGATCAGCGGGTCCGGGACCCGCAACCGGCGCAGGCCGGCCAGCAGATCGATCATCGGGGTCGAGCAGGCCAGCGTGAACATGGCCAGCGTTGCGGCCAGCGCCCGGACGGCCAACTGGACGGCCGCCGCCGTGCCGGCGTCGGTCACCTCCAGCCGCAGCCCGTCGGCCCAGCTGACGCTGACGGCCACGGTGGCCACTCCGATCAGGATCGAAACCAGCGGCAGCCAGCCGATCCGGAGCAGCCGCGTCCACCCCACCCGAATCGGGCCGAGCAGCAGGGCCAGGCTGATCACCGCCACCGCAGCACCGCCGGGAACCGGCGGCAGGCAGATGGCGGCCAGCAGCAGGCCCAGACAGAGAACGCCCTTGTCCCGCAGCGAGCGCGCCCGCCAGGGGCTGGACCACGCAGCGTGGTCCAGCGCCAGGCCGTGCGACATCAGGGCGTGGGTTCGGTGGCCGCGGCCAGTGCCGTCCGCTCACCACGACGGCGACCCCACAGGCCGCCGATGGCGAAGCCGAGCACCGTCCCGCCGATGGCGGCCTGCAGCGCGAACAGGCCGGACTCGACCTCCCCGGACGCCGGCTGGAAGAACGGCTCGAACCACGGCTGGTAGTCCGGGTGCGACTCCTGAATGGTGCTGGTGGCCACCGAGTCGGTGCCGGTGAAGCGCTCGTCCGGGTTGGTGTGCAGCCCGCCCACGACGAAGCTGACCCCGAAGATGATCACCAGGGCGGCGATCAGGGCGATGGTGGTCCAGGTCTTCTTGCTCATGTCAGGCCACCGCTTCCTTCGCCGCGCCGAAGACGCCCAGGCGCCGCAACTCGGGTGCGGCAACGTCGGTCAGCAGCCGGAAGACCAGCACGCCGAGGATGCCCTCGGCGATCGCCAGCGGCACCTGCGAGATGGCGAAGACGCCGGCGAACTTGGCCACCGAGCCGGCCAGCCCCGACACCGGATCCGGGAACGCCAGCCCGAGTTGGACGCTGGTCACCAGGTACGTCGACAGGTCGGCGAACGCCAGGGCCAGGAACACCCCGACATTGCGATGCCAGCCCAGCCGGTTCGAGAGCGTCCACAGCGCGTAGCCCACCCAGGGTCCGGCGATGCCCATGCTGAACACGTTTGCGCCCAGCGTGGTGATCCCGCCGTGAGCCAGCAGCAGCGCCTGGAACAGCAACACGATGGTGGACAGGAACGCCATCACCGGCGGACGGAACAGGACCGCCCCCAGGCCGGTGCCGGTCGGGTGCGAGGAGCTGCCGGTGACCGAGGGCAGCTTGATCGAGGACAGCACGAAGGTGAAGGCACCGGCGGCGGCCAGCAGCAGCCGCGATTCGGGATGCTCTTTGGCTTCGGTGATGACTTTGCGGGCCCCGTGAATGACGAACGGAGCGGAGACTGCGTACCAAGCGACGCAGTGAATGACAGGTAGGAATCCCTCAGCGATATGCATCAGCGAGTTCCCTTTCTAGGTGACGTGGCCTAAGGAACGTTCCGTCCACGCGCGTATCTGACTCCCCCATCGCTGAGGTCACAGTGGCCCGACCGTCCCGGATTCACACCGGGTTCCGTTCGTGGACGACGGCGCCATCCTGGCACCAGATCGTGCTGACTACGCACGATTGCCCAGTTGGTGGACGGCGTCGTGCGGCGCCGAGCTGCGCGCCTAGCCGCGCCGGAAACGCTCCCCGAGCAGGGCCTTCATCGGGTCCTTGGCCAGCAGTCCGATCTCTTCGAAGTACGCCGTGAACGGCACGGCCAGCTTGGTCCCGTCGACCCGAGTGATGGTGAGCCGGGACGGGATGATCTGGAGCCGCGCACTGGCGATCTCCTCGGCCGGGATCCACTCGTTGACCGGATCCTGGCGAAGCTGCGCCAACTGAGTGGCGGACTCTTCGACGCGTCGTTGCTGGTTGTGCTTGGTGGTGCCCCCGGTGGCAACCTCCCACCGAGTCATCGTCACCGGGACGAACAACAGGCCATCGGAGCAGATCAGGAGATCCCGCGCCTGGCGGCGAGGCTTCTTGTTCAGGGTCATCGTGAGCGCACCGAGCACCACCGGACGGGCCGGACGAGCCTCGACCGCGGACTCCTCGACCACGACGTCCAGGTCGGCCCCGAAGGAGCGCAGTCGTTCAGCCAAGTCGGCCGACTCGGCCAGTTCGCGGGTCTTGATCAGCTGCCGATCGACGTCGACCAGGCACAGCCCGTCGGCGGCGTCCATCACCACCCGCACCCCGGACGCCGTGGCCAGCGTGCCCTGGGTGAGCACGACGGCCACCTCGGCCGCCGCTTCGGCGGGATGCTCGGCGTCCAGTTGGGCGCCGATCCGCTGCGGGTCTGTCTGCAGCGCGCTCAGCAGGGCGGACGGGCTGGGCTCACTGATCAGGCCCTCGCTGGACAGCCCCTGCAAGAGCCGGTTCAGCCGCTGCGGGAGCATCCGGCGAGCGGCGGCCGAGGCCACCTCGTCCCAGCTGCGCAACGGCCAGTCCTCGGTGAGCAACTCCCCCTCGGCGGCCGCCAGGCTCGGCCCGTCGGCCAGCAGGGTGAGCGCGGGCCGATCATCGGTGGCGAACGTCGCCGGCGGCAGGGCCGCAAAGGCGGCCACCCGGTCCTGGGTCCGGGGATGGGTGTCGTCCCAGCGCGGTCGCTGCTGCTCCAGGATCTGTGTGCCGGCCTGCTGCAGGCCCTCGGACTCGGCCGCCATCAGGGTCGAGACCGCCTCGGCCAGCGGGGCTCGGGCACCGGCCTGGTCGAACAGCGATACCCGCTGCTCGACCACGTGGTTCCAGGCGATGTCGATCTGGACGAGCTTGATCAGGGCCGATGCCGCAGCCTGCGGCCCGGCCGCCTGGGCCGAGTAGCGGTCGGCCCGCGCCTCGAGGTCGCGGTTGCTGGCCGCCGAGACCCACACGAAGATCCGGTAGTACAGGGCGAAGAACCAGCGGAACAGCGAGCCGGCATTGTCCCGGGCTGCCCGCAGGAAGATCTTCGCGCCGTAGGTCCGGGCGCTCAGGGCGGTGTCTCCACCCGCGAAGTGGCCCAGTTCGTGGGCGAGCACCGAGCGCAGCTCGCTCACGCTGAGTCCGGCCAGCAGGGGCAGCCCCAGCAGCAACTCGCGCTCGGAGCCGACCTGGTGAACCGCGGCATTGACCTCGGGGATCAGCACCACCCGTCTCGGCGGCTCGGTCTTGGCCAGCCGGGCCAGCTCCACAATCGTGGCCCACAGCGTCGGGTACTCCTCCCGGAGCAGCTGCGGCCCCGCCACCGGCTGCAGCCGGGCCCGTCGCGCCTCCCGGATGGCGGCGAAGATGGCGATCAGCAGCGGAACCACGATCAGCTGAGCGAGAACGCGACCCAACGCGCTGCTGCCGACGGCGAAGGCGACCATCACGATCGCGAAGAAGACCCCGATCACCAAGGCGACCACGACGAGCGGGAACAGGAACAACACCAGCAGGGAGACGGCGGCACGCAGCTTGGACATGATCGGCAGTATGGCGAACCGCGGGCCCGGCTATGAGCGATCCTGAAAAAGCCCGTCCATTCGGATGTGACTAGGGCTTCGTTCCCGCCCAACTGGTCACGGTGCGCAGCGGACGAAAGCCGGTGAATCGCCCGATCGGCTCGGCCACCTCGACCCCGATCCGGGCCAGCTCACCACCGCGCTCACGGTAGGCCTGGGCCAGCACGGCCTCGGTTTCGGCGGTGACGCCGTGGGCGACCAGGCGTCCGCCGCTGTCCAATCGCTGCCAGCAGCGCTCGAGGGTCTCGCCGGTCACCCCGCCGCCGATGAAGACCGCGGACGGCGCGGGCAGGGCGGCCAGTTCGGCGTCGATGGCGGCCACCCGGACGTCCAGCTGCCCGGTCACGCCGAAGCGGACGGCGTTGGCGCCGATCCGCGCGGCCCGTTCTGAGTCCCGCTCGACGGCGATGGCCCGGTTGGTCGGGCGCAGCCGGCACCACTCGATGCTGATCGAGCCCGTGCCTGCGCCGAGGTCCCAGAGCAGTTCGCCGGCCCGCGGCGCCAGCATGGCCAGCGCGTAGGCGCGCAGCGCGCGTTTGGTGAGCAGACCGTCGGTGGCGAACTCCTCGTCGGGGAGCCCGGCACTGAGCTGGCTGAGGTCGGCGGGCTGGTCGTCCATGGCGAGCACCCTAACGCCGATGCGGCACAATCGTGGGCCATGAGCACCCCCAGCGAGCGTTCCGATGCCGGCCGGTGAGCCGTCCGCGGTGCCGTCCGACGGGCTGACCACCCGGCAGCGGCGACTGCGTCCGGCCCTGATCGTGAACACCGGGGACGGCAAGGGCAAGACCACGGCAGCCATGGGCCTGGCCCTGCGCGGCTGGCATCAGGGCTGGTCAATCGGGGTTTTCCAGTTCATCAAGTCGGGCAAGTGGGCGAGCGGAGAGCGGCTGGCACTGGAGGCGCTCGGCGCCGAGCACGAACGCAGCGGGGCCGGCGGCGAGGTGGCCTGGTTCACCAGCGGCGCCGGACGCAGCTGGGTCCGCAAGCCCGACGATCGCAGCGAACAGGCTGAGGCCGCCCGGCAGTCCTGGGCCGAGGTGTCGGCTCGGCTGGCCGCCGAACGCCACCAGCTGTACGTGCTGGACGAGTTCACCTACCCGCTGGTCTGGGGCTGGCTCGACGTGGCCGAAGTGGTGGCCACCTTGCGGGATCGTCCGGGCACCCAGCACGTGGTGATCACCGGACGCAATGCGCCGGCCGAGCTGTGCGAGATCGCCACCACGGTCACCGAGATGGGCAAGCGCAAGCACCCGTTCGACGCCGGCCAGAAGGGGCAGGCGGGGATCGAATGGTGAACATTCCGCGGCTGGTGATCGCCGCCGCCAACTCCTCGGCCGGCAAGACCACCATCGCCACCGGCCTGATGGCCGCACTACGGGCCGCCGGGGTGGAAGTGGCCGGGTTCAAGGTGGGCCCGGACTTCATCGACCCCGGCTATCACGGCCTGGCCACCGGACGTCCCGGACGCAACCTCGACCCGGTGCTGACCAGCGAGGAGCTGGTGCCGCGGCTGTTCGTCCATGGCGCACTGACTCCGCGTCCGGCCGAGATTGCCCTTGTCGAAGGGGTAATGGGGCTGTTCGACGGCCAGCTGGGCCGCGACGGCTTCGGTTCCACGGCCCACGTGGCGAAGCTGCTGGGCGCCCCGGTGCTGCTGGTGGTGGACGCGGCCGGTTCGTCGCGGACGGCGGCTGCCGCCGCCCTCGGCTTGGGCGCTTTCGACCCGGAGCTGCGGGTCGGTGGAGTGATCCTGAACCGGGTCGGCAGCACCCGGCATGCCGACGAGCTGCGTGCGGTCTTCGCCGAGGCTGGCTGGCCGGTGCTGGGCGCCGTCCCGCGCAGTGCGTCGATCAGCGCGCCGTCGCGGCATCTGGGCTTGGTTCCGGCCGCCGAGCGGGACGAGTCGGCGGCCACCATCGCCGCGCTGGCCGCCCATATCGCTGCCCACGTCGAGCTGGATGCCGTGTTGGCGCTGGCTTCGTCGGCACCGGACCTGGCCGTCGAGCCGTGGCGTCCGACCGAGGTGGTGTCGCCGGTCTCCGGGCGTCCGCGGATCGCGGTGCTGGCCGGGCGCGCGTTCACCTTCCGCTACCCCGAGACCACCGAGTTGCTCACCGCCGCCGGCTGCGAGGTGGTAGAGGTGGATCCGCTGAGCGACACCCGGCTGCCCGAACTGGTCGCCGGGCTGTACATCGGCGGCGGCTTCCCGGAGGTGCACGCGGTCGAGCTGAGCCGCAATGCCGCGCTGCGGGCGGCCATCGCGGACGCCGTGGTGGCTGGGCTGCCCACGGTGGCCGAGTGCGCCGGCCAGCTGTACCTGGCCGAGCAGCTGGACGGGCATCCGATGGTGGCTGCCTTGCCGGCCACGGCCCGGATGACGCCGCGGCTGACCCTGGGCTATCGGGACGCGGTCGCACCCGCCGACACCCTGCTGGCCAGGGCAAATGAGCGCGTGGTCGGGCACGAGTTTCACCGGACCCAGACCGCGCCGGCCGGCGCCGATACCGCGGCCTGGAGCTGGGCCGACCGCCGTGAGGGCTTCTCGCTGGACCCGTCCGGCAGCGGACGACCCAGCCTGCACGCCTCCTACCTGCACCTGCACTGGGCCGGCCATCCCGGGTTGGCCCAGCGGTTCGCCGAGACCGCGTCCCGGTTCGCGGCGACCGTCGTTCGTCCGGCTGCGCCGGCGGATGCCGCTGGCCGCAGCAACGGCGACACGCGCATCGACGGGATCGACCTGCAGCACCACGGCGACCACGATCTGGCTCCGGGCCTGATCGACCTGGCCGTGAACGTGATGCTGCCCGGTCCACCGGAGTGGCTGGCCGAGGTTCTGGCCGGCTCCATGACCGGCCTGGGCAGCTATCCGGACGCCGCAGAGGCCCGGGCCGCGATCGCCGCAGCCCACGGGGTTCCGCCCGAGATGGTGCTGCCCACCGCCGGTGGCGCGGAGGGCTTCGCCCTGATCGCGCGGACGCTCACCGCGGCCCGTCCGCTGGTGGTGCACCCACAGTTCACCGAGCCCGAGGCCGCGCTGCGGGCGGCCGGACATGCCGTCCAGCGCTGGCTGCTGCCGCTGCAGCCGTCCACCCCGCCGCTGGCCGACCTGCCCACCTGGGCGGACGCGGTCTTCGTCGGCAACCCGACCAACCCGACCGGCTGGCTGCATGCGCGCGCCGACCTGCTCGCTGCCGGCGCCGGGCGGCTGCTGGTGGTCGACGAAGCCTTCATGGACGCCACCGACGAGGCCGAGTCGCTGATCAGCCCGGAGATGCCGGGGCTGCTGGTGCTGCGCTCGCTGTCCAAGACCTGGGGGCTGGCCGGACTACGGGTCGGCTATGTGGTGGGCGATCCGGCGCTGATCGCTCGTCTCGAACAGGCCCAGCCGGCCTGGCCGATCTCGGCTCCGGCTGCCGCAGCCATAGTCGCCACCAGCACGGACGCGGCCCGCGCCGAGGCGTCCGCCCGCTACGCC
The nucleotide sequence above comes from Propionicimonas paludicola. Encoded proteins:
- a CDS encoding energy-coupling factor ABC transporter permease, which encodes MHIAEGFLPVIHCVAWYAVSAPFVIHGARKVITEAKEHPESRLLLAAAGAFTFVLSSIKLPSVTGSSSHPTGTGLGAVLFRPPVMAFLSTIVLLFQALLLAHGGITTLGANVFSMGIAGPWVGYALWTLSNRLGWHRNVGVFLALAFADLSTYLVTSVQLGLAFPDPVSGLAGSVAKFAGVFAISQVPLAIAEGILGVLVFRLLTDVAAPELRRLGVFGAAKEAVA
- a CDS encoding M48 family metallopeptidase, whose product is MSKLRAAVSLLVLFLFPLVVVALVIGVFFAIVMVAFAVGSSALGRVLAQLIVVPLLIAIFAAIREARRARLQPVAGPQLLREEYPTLWATIVELARLAKTEPPRRVVLIPEVNAAVHQVGSERELLLGLPLLAGLSVSELRSVLAHELGHFAGGDTALSARTYGAKIFLRAARDNAGSLFRWFFALYYRIFVWVSAASNRDLEARADRYSAQAAGPQAAASALIKLVQIDIAWNHVVEQRVSLFDQAGARAPLAEAVSTLMAAESEGLQQAGTQILEQQRPRWDDTHPRTQDRVAAFAALPPATFATDDRPALTLLADGPSLAAAEGELLTEDWPLRSWDEVASAAARRMLPQRLNRLLQGLSSEGLISEPSPSALLSALQTDPQRIGAQLDAEHPAEAAAEVAVVLTQGTLATASGVRVVMDAADGLCLVDVDRQLIKTRELAESADLAERLRSFGADLDVVVEESAVEARPARPVVLGALTMTLNKKPRRQARDLLICSDGLLFVPVTMTRWEVATGGTTKHNQQRRVEESATQLAQLRQDPVNEWIPAEEIASARLQIIPSRLTITRVDGTKLAVPFTAYFEEIGLLAKDPMKALLGERFRRG
- the cbiT gene encoding precorrin-6Y C5,15-methyltransferase (decarboxylating) subunit CbiT, with the protein product MDDQPADLSQLSAGLPDEEFATDGLLTKRALRAYALAMLAPRAGELLWDLGAGTGSISIEWCRLRPTNRAIAVERDSERAARIGANAVRFGVTGQLDVRVAAIDAELAALPAPSAVFIGGGVTGETLERCWQRLDSGGRLVAHGVTAETEAVLAQAYRERGGELARIGVEVAEPIGRFTGFRPLRTVTSWAGTKP
- the cobO gene encoding cob(I)yrinic acid a,c-diamide adenosyltransferase — its product is MPAGEPSAVPSDGLTTRQRRLRPALIVNTGDGKGKTTAAMGLALRGWHQGWSIGVFQFIKSGKWASGERLALEALGAEHERSGAGGEVAWFTSGAGRSWVRKPDDRSEQAEAARQSWAEVSARLAAERHQLYVLDEFTYPLVWGWLDVAEVVATLRDRPGTQHVVITGRNAPAELCEIATTVTEMGKRKHPFDAGQKGQAGIEW
- a CDS encoding cobyrinate a,c-diamide synthase, producing MVNIPRLVIAAANSSAGKTTIATGLMAALRAAGVEVAGFKVGPDFIDPGYHGLATGRPGRNLDPVLTSEELVPRLFVHGALTPRPAEIALVEGVMGLFDGQLGRDGFGSTAHVAKLLGAPVLLVVDAAGSSRTAAAAALGLGAFDPELRVGGVILNRVGSTRHADELRAVFAEAGWPVLGAVPRSASISAPSRHLGLVPAAERDESAATIAALAAHIAAHVELDAVLALASSAPDLAVEPWRPTEVVSPVSGRPRIAVLAGRAFTFRYPETTELLTAAGCEVVEVDPLSDTRLPELVAGLYIGGGFPEVHAVELSRNAALRAAIADAVVAGLPTVAECAGQLYLAEQLDGHPMVAALPATARMTPRLTLGYRDAVAPADTLLARANERVVGHEFHRTQTAPAGADTAAWSWADRREGFSLDPSGSGRPSLHASYLHLHWAGHPGLAQRFAETASRFAATVVRPAAPADAAGRSNGDTRIDGIDLQHHGDHDLAPGLIDLAVNVMLPGPPEWLAEVLAGSMTGLGSYPDAAEARAAIAAAHGVPPEMVLPTAGGAEGFALIARTLTAARPLVVHPQFTEPEAALRAAGHAVQRWLLPLQPSTPPLADLPTWADAVFVGNPTNPTGWLHARADLLAAGAGRLLVVDEAFMDATDEAESLISPEMPGLLVLRSLSKTWGLAGLRVGYVVGDPALIARLEQAQPAWPISAPAAAAIVATSTDAARAEASARYAELATHRDHLVAGLTAAGFPTLTSQAPFVLIDTAACGPDSVRPALARAGFAVRRGESFPGLGPTWIRVKVPAPDVADALVSALASLSRG